Proteins from one Pseudomonas sp. KBS0710 genomic window:
- the cynR gene encoding transcriptional regulator CynR, producing MLARHIHYFLAVAEHQGFTKAATALHVSQPALSQQVRQLEESLGAQLFDRSGRKTRLTDAGEVYLRYALRAAQALQEGTRAIHDVGDLSRGTLRVAVTPTFTTYLVGPLVEAFHGRYPNITLNVREVAQEQMENQLLADELDVGIAFAQEHAPDIDSCPLLVETLALVVGSQHPLAGAATVGLEALNGESLILLSKEFATREQIDRYCNQHGIRPRVVMEANVIGALIEVVRRTTLSTLLPAAIARAHPELAAIELGPQRLQRTAVLMQRKGVYQSAAARAFIEVAKDVALALGERERPNHAD from the coding sequence ATGCTGGCGCGCCATATCCACTACTTCCTTGCCGTCGCAGAGCATCAGGGCTTTACCAAGGCGGCGACGGCCCTGCATGTCTCGCAGCCGGCGCTGTCGCAGCAGGTGCGGCAGTTGGAAGAAAGCCTCGGCGCGCAGTTGTTTGATCGCTCCGGGCGCAAGACACGTCTGACCGATGCCGGCGAGGTTTACCTGCGCTATGCGTTACGCGCGGCGCAGGCACTGCAGGAAGGCACGCGTGCGATCCATGACGTGGGGGATTTGAGCCGTGGGACGCTGAGGGTTGCGGTCACGCCCACCTTCACCACTTACCTCGTAGGGCCGCTGGTGGAAGCCTTTCACGGCCGCTATCCGAACATCACGCTGAACGTGCGTGAAGTCGCCCAGGAGCAGATGGAAAACCAGTTGTTGGCCGACGAGTTGGATGTGGGCATCGCCTTTGCTCAAGAGCACGCACCCGATATCGACAGTTGTCCCCTGCTGGTAGAAACCCTGGCGTTGGTGGTCGGCAGTCAACACCCATTGGCAGGCGCGGCCACAGTCGGGTTGGAGGCGCTGAATGGCGAATCGCTGATCTTGCTCAGCAAGGAGTTCGCCACCCGCGAGCAGATCGACCGCTACTGCAACCAACACGGCATCCGCCCACGCGTGGTGATGGAGGCCAATGTGATTGGCGCATTGATCGAGGTGGTGCGCCGGACCACGCTGTCAACGCTATTGCCGGCCGCGATTGCACGGGCGCATCCCGAGTTGGCCGCGATTGAACTGGGGCCACAACGGTTGCAGCGCACGGCGGTGTTGATGCAGCGCAAAGGGGTTTACCAGAGCGCGGCGGCGCGGGCGTTTATCGAGGTGGCCAAGGACGTAGCGCTAGCGCTGGGAGAGCGCGAGCGTCCAAACCACGCCGATTAA
- a CDS encoding carbonic anhydrase, whose product MQDIIDGFLKFQRNAFPERAGLFKDLANQQSPRALFISCSDSRLVPELVTQREPGDLFVIRNAGNIVPSYGPEPGGVSASVEYAVAALQVSDIVICGHSDCGAMTAIATCKCLDHMPAVAGWLRYADSGRVVNEARQHVDQPAKVASMVRENVIAQLANIQTHPSVRLALEEKRVTLHGWVYDIESGCIQAFDGRTGQFVALADNPTARAVSY is encoded by the coding sequence ATGCAAGACATCATCGACGGTTTCCTGAAGTTTCAACGCAACGCCTTCCCCGAGCGTGCCGGCCTGTTCAAAGACCTGGCCAACCAGCAGAGCCCTCGGGCGCTGTTCATCTCCTGCTCCGACAGCCGCCTGGTGCCAGAGTTGGTCACGCAGCGCGAGCCGGGCGACCTGTTCGTGATCCGCAACGCCGGCAATATCGTGCCGTCCTATGGCCCTGAGCCGGGCGGCGTGTCGGCTTCGGTGGAGTACGCCGTCGCTGCCCTGCAAGTCAGCGACATCGTGATCTGCGGCCATTCCGATTGCGGCGCCATGACCGCCATCGCCACCTGCAAATGCCTGGACCACATGCCCGCCGTGGCCGGTTGGTTGCGCTACGCTGACTCCGGTCGGGTGGTCAATGAGGCCCGCCAGCATGTCGACCAGCCCGCCAAAGTTGCTTCCATGGTGCGCGAAAACGTCATCGCGCAATTGGCCAATATCCAGACGCACCCTTCGGTGCGCCTGGCCCTCGAAGAAAAACGCGTAACGCTGCATGGCTGGGTCTACGACATCGAAAGTGGCTGCATCCAGGCCTTCGATGGCCGCACCGGCCAATTCGTCGCCCTTGCCGACAACCCGACTGCGCGCGCCGTTTCCTACTGA
- the cynS gene encoding cyanase, translating into MIQSQISQTTRLALTDVILLAKARKDLSFAQIAEGTGLHEAFVTAALLGQHPLPADAAQAVADTLGLDADAVLLLQTIPVRGSIGNGIPTDPTIYRFYEMIQVYGTTLKALVHEKFGDGIISAINFKLDVKKVEDPDGGSRAVITLDGKYLPTKPF; encoded by the coding sequence ATGATCCAGTCGCAAATCAGCCAGACCACTCGCCTTGCCCTGACCGACGTCATCCTCTTGGCCAAAGCCCGCAAAGACCTGTCGTTCGCGCAGATCGCCGAAGGCACCGGCCTGCACGAAGCTTTCGTCACCGCCGCCTTGCTCGGCCAGCACCCACTGCCAGCCGATGCCGCTCAAGCCGTGGCCGACACCCTGGGGCTGGATGCGGATGCCGTGCTCCTGCTGCAAACCATCCCGGTGCGCGGCAGCATCGGCAACGGCATCCCGACCGACCCGACCATCTACCGCTTCTACGAAATGATCCAGGTCTACGGCACCACGCTCAAGGCGCTGGTCCACGAGAAGTTTGGCGACGGCATCATCAGCGCGATCAACTTCAAGCTGGACGTCAAAAAGGTTGAAGACCCGGACGGTGGCTCCCGCGCCGTGATCACCCTGGATGGCAAGTACTTGCCGACCAAGCCATTCTGA
- a CDS encoding type II toxin-antitoxin system HipA family toxin, giving the protein MTRQGDRLYIGVGGVAAGTLGRSEENPRDSIFSYDNAVAEKDAVSLTMPVRLESYNWAYGIHPLFEMHIPEGHLKAELVRRFSKSVRGFDDFALLGIVGPHQLGRISVARDIGDDSLPGIKLSELLVHDGAKDLFEDLMKTYAAYSGVSGVQPKVLVRNVDNADPDVARLTHRGATHLVKAFNDSDFAQLAANEFFCMRAAFHTGLEVPECQLSQQGKLLVVKRFDIGSNAYLGFEDMCVLSGWGTEKKYDGSYQGCAKLIKAYVSPSRVTKALEDFFMMVALSAGIQNGDGHLKNFGLLYENCAEDADIWLAPAYDLVTTTVYQSNDIMGLLLGGSKAWPKRKMLVQFGRSSCNLTEARCNELLTRVHKGMTCALTELSDYRTSHPAFDEVGTKMATAWAAGLARSIEQA; this is encoded by the coding sequence ATGACTAGGCAAGGTGACAGGTTGTACATCGGTGTCGGCGGCGTGGCGGCCGGTACACTCGGGCGCAGCGAAGAAAACCCGCGCGATTCGATTTTCTCGTATGACAATGCTGTGGCCGAAAAGGATGCGGTCTCTTTGACCATGCCCGTGCGATTGGAGAGCTACAACTGGGCGTATGGCATCCATCCTCTATTTGAGATGCACATACCCGAAGGGCACCTCAAAGCAGAACTTGTGCGGCGCTTCAGCAAGTCAGTGCGCGGTTTTGATGATTTCGCCTTACTGGGTATCGTAGGCCCACACCAGTTAGGCCGCATTAGCGTTGCCCGCGACATCGGCGACGATTCACTGCCTGGAATTAAGCTTTCTGAGCTGTTGGTCCATGACGGGGCGAAGGATCTTTTCGAGGATCTGATGAAAACCTACGCAGCCTACTCAGGCGTGTCAGGTGTTCAACCGAAAGTACTGGTGCGCAATGTCGACAACGCAGACCCCGACGTTGCACGCCTCACTCACCGAGGTGCCACACACTTGGTGAAGGCGTTCAATGATTCAGATTTTGCGCAACTGGCGGCCAACGAATTTTTCTGCATGCGCGCTGCCTTTCATACGGGCCTGGAAGTGCCTGAGTGCCAACTGAGCCAGCAGGGAAAGTTACTGGTGGTGAAACGGTTCGACATTGGCAGTAACGCCTACCTCGGTTTTGAGGACATGTGCGTTCTATCCGGCTGGGGAACCGAAAAGAAGTACGACGGCAGTTACCAGGGCTGCGCGAAGCTGATAAAGGCTTACGTGTCGCCTTCCCGTGTGACCAAGGCTCTGGAGGACTTTTTCATGATGGTGGCGCTCTCGGCGGGCATTCAAAATGGTGACGGTCACTTGAAGAACTTCGGCCTGCTCTATGAGAACTGTGCTGAAGATGCGGATATCTGGCTGGCGCCTGCCTACGACCTCGTGACAACCACGGTGTACCAGAGCAACGACATTATGGGCCTGCTGCTCGGCGGCTCGAAAGCGTGGCCGAAGCGTAAGATGCTGGTCCAGTTCGGGCGTAGCTCATGCAATTTGACTGAGGCTCGCTGCAATGAATTGCTCACCCGGGTACACAAGGGGATGACCTGCGCGCTGACGGAGCTTTCGGACTATCGAACCAGCCACCCAGCGTTTGATGAGGTGGGGACAAAGATGGCTACAGCGTGGGCGGCTGGACTGGCGAGGAGTATTGAGCAGGCGTAA
- a CDS encoding helix-turn-helix domain-containing protein, with product MDDLGLLIKKLRKAAGLSQSQLAQRHGMSRATISGIENNTIPEVGIRKVSAILEGLGYELSAIPKRRRKSLDELKAGNVHD from the coding sequence ATGGACGATTTAGGTCTCCTGATCAAAAAATTGCGTAAGGCTGCCGGTCTTTCACAAAGCCAGCTCGCGCAACGACATGGTATGAGCCGTGCGACCATCTCAGGGATCGAGAACAACACTATCCCTGAGGTGGGCATTCGCAAGGTTTCAGCGATCCTCGAGGGCCTGGGATACGAGTTGTCTGCGATACCTAAACGTCGGCGCAAGTCGCTTGATGAACTGAAAGCAGGAAACGTTCATGACTAG
- a CDS encoding alpha/beta fold hydrolase, with amino-acid sequence MKTALRALFLLCLTTPAFADESPVGFKTTTLPDAHNNRPLELVVWYPATTTAKPKLIADNAVFVGALAVPDAPPAAGEHPLVLLSHGYGGNWGKQVWLASALAHKGYIVAAVNHPGTTTKDRNPQTAAQLWQRPADLSRAIDAVLAQPKQFGAVANQQISAVGHSLGGWTVLEIGGARFDPDLFARDCAAHPKLGGCIGYHEMNPAATPEGKARLAADLSDKRVTAIVSLDLGLSRGMTDASLAAFKVPALIIAGGVPTEDMDPNLESANLVKRLPKASTQYVEISDATHFSFMSICKPGAIALIEESSPGDGMICRDGEGGRPRAVIQQQVVGLITGFLGQTASH; translated from the coding sequence ATGAAAACCGCTCTACGCGCTTTGTTCCTGCTTTGCCTGACCACACCCGCTTTCGCCGACGAAAGCCCGGTCGGTTTCAAAACCACCACTCTGCCCGATGCGCACAACAATCGCCCACTGGAGTTGGTGGTCTGGTACCCCGCGACCACCACGGCCAAGCCCAAGCTGATCGCCGACAACGCGGTCTTCGTCGGCGCCCTCGCCGTGCCCGACGCGCCGCCGGCTGCGGGCGAGCATCCGCTGGTGCTGCTGTCCCACGGGTACGGTGGCAACTGGGGCAAGCAGGTGTGGCTGGCCAGTGCATTGGCGCACAAGGGTTACATCGTCGCGGCGGTGAACCACCCCGGCACCACCACCAAGGACCGCAACCCGCAAACCGCCGCGCAGCTATGGCAGCGCCCGGCCGACCTGAGCCGCGCCATCGACGCGGTACTGGCTCAACCCAAGCAATTTGGCGCGGTGGCGAACCAACAAATTTCCGCCGTCGGCCATTCCCTCGGTGGCTGGACTGTGCTGGAAATCGGCGGAGCGCGCTTCGATCCTGACCTGTTCGCCCGTGACTGCGCAGCCCACCCAAAACTGGGCGGTTGCATTGGCTACCACGAGATGAACCCCGCCGCGACACCCGAAGGCAAAGCCCGGCTGGCCGCAGACTTGAGCGACAAACGCGTCACCGCCATCGTGTCTCTGGACCTGGGCCTGTCACGCGGCATGACCGACGCCAGCCTGGCAGCATTCAAGGTGCCCGCACTGATCATCGCGGGGGGCGTGCCAACCGAGGATATGGACCCCAACCTGGAATCCGCCAACCTGGTCAAGCGCCTGCCAAAAGCCTCGACGCAGTACGTGGAAATCAGCGACGCCACACACTTCAGCTTTATGTCGATTTGCAAACCGGGAGCGATCGCGTTGATTGAGGAAAGCTCGCCGGGCGATGGCATGATCTGCCGCGATGGCGAGGGTGGGCGGCCACGGGCGGTAATTCAGCAGCAGGTGGTGGGGCTGATTACCGGGTTTCTGGGGCAGACAGCCTCCCACTAG
- the msrA gene encoding peptide-methionine (S)-S-oxide reductase MsrA: MTNPTETAILAGGCFWGMQDLLRRYPGVLQTRVGYTGGDVPNATYRNHGNHAEAIEIVFDPAVISYRQILEFFFQIHDPSTPNRQGNDTGPSYRSAIYYLSEQQRDIAEDTAADVDASKLWPGRVVTEIEPAGPFWEAEPEHQDYLERIPNGYTCHFIRPNWKLPKRA, translated from the coding sequence ATGACCAACCCAACCGAAACCGCCATCCTTGCCGGCGGCTGCTTCTGGGGCATGCAAGACCTGTTGCGGCGCTACCCTGGCGTGCTGCAAACGCGTGTCGGCTACACCGGCGGCGATGTGCCGAATGCCACGTACCGCAACCACGGCAACCATGCCGAAGCCATCGAGATCGTGTTTGACCCGGCGGTGATCAGTTATCGGCAGATTCTGGAGTTCTTTTTCCAGATCCATGACCCGAGCACGCCTAACCGCCAGGGCAATGACACTGGGCCCAGCTATCGCTCGGCGATTTATTATTTGAGTGAACAGCAGCGCGACATTGCCGAAGATACGGCGGCCGACGTGGATGCATCGAAGCTGTGGCCGGGCCGTGTGGTCACCGAGATTGAGCCGGCAGGGCCGTTCTGGGAGGCGGAGCCTGAGCATCAGGATTATCTGGAGCGGATACCGAATGGGTATACCTGCCACTTTATTCGGCCGAACTGGAAGTTGCCGAAACGGGCTTGA
- a CDS encoding DUF6124 family protein: MFKITPNPPSEPDLKLNQAAHRAIDHYLNPQTDPALSPPALFNVAADASNETLITNSYETFSSVTALLLDLSEDLSGKQRDVALAIHQLSELGVLLMDKLLEREAAG; the protein is encoded by the coding sequence ATGTTCAAAATTACGCCGAACCCTCCAAGCGAACCCGACCTGAAACTCAATCAGGCCGCCCATCGCGCAATTGATCACTACCTCAATCCACAAACCGACCCAGCGTTGTCACCGCCTGCGCTGTTCAACGTCGCCGCCGACGCCAGCAACGAAACCCTGATCACCAACAGCTACGAAACCTTTTCCTCGGTCACCGCCTTGCTGCTCGACCTGTCGGAAGACTTGTCGGGAAAACAGCGCGACGTGGCGCTGGCGATTCACCAGTTGAGTGAGTTGGGAGTGTTGCTAATGGACAAGCTGCTAGAGCGCGAGGCCGCCGGCTAA